The sequence ACGCGCGTCTCCAGCACGCCGATCGCGGCGCCCGAACTGACGCCGGCGAAGGCGGCGACGCCGAACACCGCCACCATCGAGGCCTTGGCCGTCACCCGCGGAATGTCGCGGCCGACGTAATAGGGCACCACCGGCGGCCCCGGCATGGCGGCAAAGCCGGTGAGGATACCTGCCGACAGGCCGGTCAGGCCCGTGGTCAGCGCGCCGGGCTGGTCGGCCGCGCGGCGCGGCAGCAGGACGGCGAAGAAGGCGGACAGTGCCACCAGCGCAATCAGCAGCCGCGCCAGCGCGGGCGGCGTGGCATCGAGCAGCATCAGCCCCGGTGCCGTCGCCAGCAGCACCAGCACGCTGATGGTGATCGCGCTCTTCTCGGCATTCTTCACGATCAGCCGGATCTCGCTGAAGGCGAGCAGCCCGGCCATGATGTTGATCGCCAGCACGGCCTGCACCGGCGTTAGCGCCAGGGCCAGGATCGGCACCAGGATGATGCCGAAGCCGAACCCCGTCAGCCCACGGATGAAGGCCGCGCCAAGTGTCGCCGCCACGGCGATGGCGATCTGGACCGCAGTAAAACCGGCGAGCAGTTCCAAGGCTTATCCGCGCAGGTCCGGCGGGGTCGCTTCGGCGCGCAGCTTGGCGATGGCCTCGTCCAGCGAAAGGAACTGCTGCTCCTTCTCGCCCAGCGTGCGCATCGCGACCGTGCCTTCCTCGGCCTCGCGATTGCCGACCACCAGCAGGTGCGGAACCTTCGCCAGCGAGTGTTCGCGCACCTTGTAGTTGATCTTCTCGTTGCGCAGGTCCGCCTCGACCCGGATGCCCGCGGCTTCCAGCTTGGCAACGGCCTGCCTGGCATAGTCGTCGGCGTCGGAAACGATGGTCGCGACCACCGCCTGCACCGGGGCGAGCCACACCGGCAGGCGACCGGCGAAGTGCTCGATCAGGATGCCGATGAAACGCTCGTAGGAGCCGAAGATCGCACGGTGCAGCATGACCGGGCGGTGCTTCTCGCCATCCTCGCCGACATAGGTCGCATCGAGACGTTCGGGCAGCACGCGGTCGCCCTGGATCGTGCCCACCTGCCAAGTCCGGCCGATGGCATCGGTGAGGTGCCATTCCAGCTTGGGCGCGTAGAAGGCGCCCTCGCCCGGCAGTTCTTCCCAGCCGTAGTCGTCGTTGGCCATGCCGGCTTCGGCCACGGCGTCGCGCAGTTCCTGCTCGGCCTTGTCCCAGTCGGCATCGGAGCCGAACCGCTGCTCGGGACGCAGCGCCAGCTTGATCGCATAGGTGAAGCCGAAGTGCTTGTAGACGCGGTCGGCCAGCTCGATGAAGGCGCGCACTTCGCTGACCACCTGGTCCTCGGTGCAGAAGATGTGCGCGTCGTCCTGCGTGAACTGGCGCACGCGCATCAGGCCGTGCAGCGCGCCATGCGGCTCGTTGCGATGGCAGCAGCCCATTTCGCCCAGCCGGATCGGCAGGTCGCGATAGGAAGTGATGCCCTGCTTGAAGACCAGCACGTGCGCCGGGCAATTCATCGGCTTCAGCGCCATCCAGTCGGCATCGCCGGAGACGATCTCGCCTTCATCCTCGGTGTTGGGCACCTCGTCGGGGATGACGAACATGTTCTCGCGATACTTGCCCCAGTGGCCGGACTGTTCCCACTGGCGGGCGTCCATCACCTGCGGCGTCTTGATTTCCTGGTAGCCCGCGCCGTCCATCTGGCGGCGCATGTAGGCCTCCAGCTCGCGCCAGATCTTATAGCCGTTGGGATGCCAGAAGACGCTGCCGTGCGCCTCTTCCTGCAGGTGGAACAGGTCCATCTCGCGGCCCAGCTTGCGGTGGTCGCGCTTGGCAGCCTCTTCCAGCCGGGTGAGGTGGGCGTTGAGCTGCTTCTTGTTGAGCCAGCCGGTGCCGTAGATGCGGGTGAGTTGCGCATTGCGCTGGTCGCCGCGCCAATAGGCCCCGGCGACACGCATCAGCTTGAACGCCTGTGGATCGAGCTTGCCGGTGCTGGCCAGGTGCGGGCCGCGGCACATGTCGAGCCAGGCGCCGTCGGAATTGGGCTCGCCCGACCAGTAGACGGTCAGTTCCTCGTCCTCGGGCAGTTCCTTGGCCCATTCGGCCTTGAAGGTCTCGCCTTCCTTTTCCCACTTCGCGATCAGCTGTTTGCGGCTCCAGACCTCGCGTACCAACGGCTTGTCGGCCTTGATGATCTCGCGCATCCGCTCTTCGATCTGCGGCAGGTCGTCCATCGAAAAGGGCGGGCGGCTGTCGGGCGCCTTGACGTCGTAATAGAAGCCGTCGTCCGTCGCCGGGCCGAAGGTGATCTGCGTGCCGGGCCAGAGCGACTGCACCGCCTCGGCCAGCACGTGGGCATAGTCGTGGCGGACCAGTTCCAGCGCGTCGTCCTCGTCGCGGCTGGTGATCAGCGCCAGCTCCGCATCGCCATCGAAGGGGCGGTTGAGGTCGCGCACTTCGCCGTCCACCTTCGCGGCCAGCGCCGCCTTGGCGAGGCCGGGGCCGATCGCGGCGGCGACATCCGCCGGGGTGGAGCCGGGCTCCATCTCGCGCACCGAACCGTCGGGCAGGCTGATCTTCAGTAGTTCCGTCATTGCACCATCATTCCATCGCGTGTGCGCGCCATGGCACAGCACGGCGCGC is a genomic window of Aurantiacibacter sp. MUD11 containing:
- a CDS encoding sulfite exporter TauE/SafE family protein gives rise to the protein MELLAGFTAVQIAIAVAATLGAAFIRGLTGFGFGIILVPILALALTPVQAVLAINIMAGLLAFSEIRLIVKNAEKSAITISVLVLLATAPGLMLLDATPPALARLLIALVALSAFFAVLLPRRAADQPGALTTGLTGLSAGILTGFAAMPGPPVVPYYVGRDIPRVTAKASMVAVFGVAAFAGVSSGAAIGVLETRVVVLGLALFPVVLFGNWVGSLAFGKVSDKLWRTFVGVVLGAAAVAALVKLV
- the thrS gene encoding threonine--tRNA ligase, with amino-acid sequence MTELLKISLPDGSVREMEPGSTPADVAAAIGPGLAKAALAAKVDGEVRDLNRPFDGDAELALITSRDEDDALELVRHDYAHVLAEAVQSLWPGTQITFGPATDDGFYYDVKAPDSRPPFSMDDLPQIEERMREIIKADKPLVREVWSRKQLIAKWEKEGETFKAEWAKELPEDEELTVYWSGEPNSDGAWLDMCRGPHLASTGKLDPQAFKLMRVAGAYWRGDQRNAQLTRIYGTGWLNKKQLNAHLTRLEEAAKRDHRKLGREMDLFHLQEEAHGSVFWHPNGYKIWRELEAYMRRQMDGAGYQEIKTPQVMDARQWEQSGHWGKYRENMFVIPDEVPNTEDEGEIVSGDADWMALKPMNCPAHVLVFKQGITSYRDLPIRLGEMGCCHRNEPHGALHGLMRVRQFTQDDAHIFCTEDQVVSEVRAFIELADRVYKHFGFTYAIKLALRPEQRFGSDADWDKAEQELRDAVAEAGMANDDYGWEELPGEGAFYAPKLEWHLTDAIGRTWQVGTIQGDRVLPERLDATYVGEDGEKHRPVMLHRAIFGSYERFIGILIEHFAGRLPVWLAPVQAVVATIVSDADDYARQAVAKLEAAGIRVEADLRNEKINYKVREHSLAKVPHLLVVGNREAEEGTVAMRTLGEKEQQFLSLDEAIAKLRAEATPPDLRG